One genomic segment of Microbacterium sp. ProA8 includes these proteins:
- the erpA gene encoding iron-sulfur cluster insertion protein ErpA, with translation MTDTALTTEQTANEHGVLLTDAAAVKVKNLLNQEGRDDLRLRVAVQPGGCSGLIYQLYFDERYLDGDKTVDFDGVEVIVDDMSVPYLDGATIDFKDTISEQGFTIDNPNAAGSCACGDSFH, from the coding sequence ATGACCGACACCGCACTGACGACAGAGCAGACCGCGAACGAACACGGTGTGCTGCTGACCGACGCCGCCGCCGTCAAGGTGAAGAACCTGCTGAACCAGGAGGGGCGCGACGACCTCCGTCTGCGCGTCGCCGTGCAGCCCGGCGGATGCAGCGGCCTGATCTACCAGCTCTACTTCGACGAGCGGTACCTCGACGGTGACAAGACGGTCGACTTCGACGGCGTCGAGGTCATCGTCGACGACATGAGCGTCCCGTACCTCGACGGTGCCACGATCGACTTCAAGGACACGATCTCGGAGCAGGGGTTCACGATCGACAACCCCAACGCGGCGGGCTCCTGCGCCTGCGGCGACAGCTTCCACTGA
- the coxB gene encoding cytochrome c oxidase subunit II has protein sequence MPSKRRIRWAVLPLGIATAAVLAGCTPTELHGFLPGFTEDGQPATNRTDMVAGLWVNSWIVLLAVGVVTWGLMGWAAIAYRRRKGQMGLPVQLRYNMPIEIFYTIVPLILVIGFFAFTARDQTILETQYDEPDVSITAIGKQWAWDFQYDGESDDDTVWTMGVQAQSAANGDRDEAALPTLYLPVDQTVKIKLQSRDVIHSFWIIDFLYKKDMYIGKDNYWSFTPTREGTYAGKCAELCGEYHSAMLFNVKVVSESEYEDYLESLRDAGQTGDINDAYDRLQNAPGTGATGEASDEEGDQ, from the coding sequence GTGCCTTCGAAACGCCGTATCCGCTGGGCCGTTCTCCCGCTCGGGATCGCAACGGCAGCAGTCCTCGCCGGATGCACCCCGACCGAGCTGCACGGCTTCCTCCCCGGGTTCACCGAAGACGGCCAGCCGGCCACCAACCGCACCGACATGGTCGCGGGTCTGTGGGTCAACTCCTGGATCGTCCTGCTCGCCGTGGGTGTCGTCACCTGGGGTCTCATGGGCTGGGCCGCGATCGCGTACCGCCGTCGCAAGGGTCAGATGGGCCTTCCGGTCCAGCTGCGCTACAACATGCCGATCGAGATCTTCTACACGATCGTGCCCCTCATCCTGGTGATCGGCTTCTTCGCCTTCACCGCGCGCGACCAGACGATCCTCGAGACGCAGTACGACGAGCCCGACGTGTCGATCACGGCGATCGGCAAGCAGTGGGCCTGGGACTTCCAGTACGACGGCGAGTCCGACGACGACACCGTCTGGACCATGGGCGTCCAGGCGCAGAGCGCTGCGAACGGCGACCGCGACGAAGCGGCCCTGCCGACGCTCTACCTGCCGGTCGACCAGACGGTGAAGATCAAGCTGCAGTCGCGCGACGTCATCCACTCGTTCTGGATCATCGACTTCCTGTACAAGAAGGACATGTACATCGGCAAGGACAACTACTGGTCCTTCACGCCGACCCGCGAGGGCACGTATGCCGGCAAGTGCGCCGAGCTCTGCGGCGAGTACCACTCGGCGATGCTGTTCAACGTGAAGGTCGTGAGCGAGAGCGAGTACGAGGATTACCTCGAGTCGCTCCGCGACGCCGGTCAGACCGGTGACATCAACGACGCGTACGACCGCCTGCAGAACGCCCCGGGAACGGGTGCCACCGGCGAGGCGTCAGACGAAGAGGGAGACCAGT